Proteins from a genomic interval of Nostoc sp. TCL240-02:
- a CDS encoding DUF721 domain-containing protein — translation MSFKSINDILGVLEKQSKWQEQPFQHLLKCWASVVGPVVAANTRPLSIQRDVLSVATSSAAWAQNLTFGRTSLLLKLNKTLPTPLVDIRFSTASWQNPSVERKQQQTVLPHQHPSYLGDEISRPDVTPTKDVNAAFGHWTKIMRSRSYGLPLCPQCESPTPPGELQRWAVCSVCAAKKF, via the coding sequence ATGTCGTTTAAATCAATTAATGATATTTTAGGCGTTCTGGAAAAGCAGTCTAAATGGCAGGAGCAACCATTTCAACACTTGCTCAAGTGTTGGGCAAGTGTTGTTGGGCCAGTGGTTGCCGCAAATACTCGACCATTGTCGATTCAACGCGATGTTTTGTCGGTAGCAACTTCTAGTGCTGCTTGGGCGCAAAACCTGACTTTTGGTCGCACGTCTCTGCTTTTAAAGTTGAATAAAACACTGCCAACGCCTTTGGTTGATATTCGCTTCTCTACTGCTAGCTGGCAGAATCCATCTGTGGAGAGAAAACAGCAACAAACGGTTTTGCCCCACCAGCATCCCAGTTACCTTGGTGATGAGATTAGCCGCCCTGATGTTACACCCACCAAGGATGTAAATGCTGCTTTTGGGCATTGGACGAAGATTATGCGATCGCGATCGTATGGCTTACCCCTTTGTCCTCAATGTGAATCTCCCACCCCACCCGGCGAACTCCAGCGCTGGGCAGTCTGTTCTGTCTGTGCTGCTAAAAAGTTTTAA
- a CDS encoding PspA/IM30 family protein translates to MELINRILRVIRANLNSLTAGAEDPEKILEQTVLEMQENLVRLRQGVAQAIATQKRTERQAAAANSQTEEWYRRAQLALQQGNEPLAREALTKRQAYKETTTALFSQIEQQNDIVARLKKDMRSLELKISEAKTKKDMYIARARSAEASSRLQEMLGEVSATSSLSAFERMEEKVLQIEAHSAAIAQLGSDDLETQFTSLESTNNVDAELAAMKVQVLNQAENTQHNNLLTEEKQNTVQPPQQQLPKTQDS, encoded by the coding sequence ATGGAATTAATCAACCGTATTCTGCGGGTGATTCGCGCTAATCTCAATAGTTTGACCGCAGGTGCAGAAGATCCAGAAAAGATTCTAGAGCAAACTGTCCTGGAGATGCAGGAAAATCTGGTACGGTTGCGACAGGGTGTAGCACAAGCGATCGCTACCCAAAAACGTACTGAACGACAGGCGGCGGCTGCCAACTCTCAAACAGAAGAATGGTATCGCCGCGCCCAATTGGCCTTACAACAAGGCAATGAACCTCTCGCACGCGAAGCTTTGACTAAGCGCCAAGCTTACAAAGAAACTACTACAGCCCTCTTTTCCCAAATAGAGCAGCAAAACGATATAGTTGCTAGGCTAAAAAAGGATATGCGATCGCTAGAGTTAAAAATTTCCGAGGCGAAAACAAAAAAAGATATGTATATTGCTCGCGCCCGTTCTGCTGAAGCATCTTCTCGCCTCCAGGAAATGCTTGGGGAAGTTTCTGCTACCAGCAGTCTGAGCGCCTTTGAGCGTATGGAAGAAAAAGTTTTGCAAATAGAAGCTCATTCAGCTGCCATTGCCCAACTTGGTAGCGATGACTTGGAAACACAATTTACTTCCTTGGAATCTACTAATAATGTAGATGCTGAATTAGCTGCGATGAAGGTACAGGTTTTAAATCAGGCAGAAAACACACAGCACAATAATCTGCTTACTGAGGAAAAGCAGAACACAGTACAGCCTCCTCAACAGCAGTTACCCAAAACTCAAGACTCTTGA
- a CDS encoding PspA/IM30 family protein has translation MGLFDRIKRVVSSNLNDLVNKAEDPEKMLEQAILEMQEDLVQLRQGVAQAIAAQKRSEKQYNDAQNEINKWQRNAQLALQKGDENLARQALERKKTYTDTSTALKASLDTQSTQVETLKRNLIQLESKISEAKTKKEMLRARITTAKAQEQLQNMVSGMNTSSAMSAFERMEEKVLMQEARAQSAGELAGADLESQFARLEGSSDVDDELAALKAQMLPPATPVTQAQLPPQQETTPAKSNEVVDAELDSLRKQLDQL, from the coding sequence ATGGGATTATTTGATCGCATTAAGCGAGTAGTTAGTTCTAACCTCAACGACCTGGTTAACAAAGCCGAAGACCCCGAAAAAATGCTAGAACAAGCCATCCTGGAAATGCAGGAAGACTTGGTACAGCTGCGTCAGGGAGTAGCCCAAGCGATCGCCGCCCAAAAACGCAGTGAGAAACAGTATAATGATGCCCAAAATGAAATCAATAAATGGCAACGCAATGCCCAACTAGCCCTACAAAAAGGTGATGAGAACTTAGCACGGCAAGCCCTAGAGCGGAAGAAAACTTATACGGACACCAGCACTGCCCTAAAAGCTAGTTTAGATACCCAAAGCACTCAAGTTGAAACCCTCAAGCGCAACTTAATCCAGCTAGAAAGCAAGATTTCTGAGGCTAAAACCAAGAAAGAAATGCTCAGAGCCAGAATCACCACTGCCAAAGCCCAAGAGCAACTTCAAAACATGGTCAGTGGGATGAATACCAGCAGTGCAATGTCTGCCTTCGAGCGGATGGAAGAAAAAGTCTTGATGCAAGAAGCCCGCGCCCAGTCTGCTGGAGAATTAGCAGGTGCTGATTTAGAAAGCCAATTTGCCCGGTTGGAAGGTAGTAGCGATGTTGATGATGAATTGGCAGCTTTGAAAGCGCAAATGCTACCACCCGCGACTCCAGTCACTCAAGCACAACTACCACCGCAGCAAGAAACCACTCCTGCTAAGTCTAATGAAGTGGTTGATGCCGAGTTGGATTCTCTACGCAAGCAATTGGATCAATTATAA
- a CDS encoding co-chaperone YbbN yields the protein MSKAVITITDAEFETEVLKAEQPVLVYFWASWCGPCQLMSPMINSAATQYSDRLKVVKMEIDPNPLTVKQYQVEGVPALRLFQGQEVLISTEGVIGKDKLLELLDTHLNSN from the coding sequence ATGAGTAAGGCTGTAATCACCATAACTGATGCTGAGTTTGAAACAGAAGTGTTAAAAGCTGAACAGCCTGTATTAGTTTACTTTTGGGCTTCTTGGTGCGGGCCTTGTCAATTGATGTCCCCCATGATTAACTCAGCTGCTACCCAATATAGCGATCGCCTCAAAGTCGTGAAAATGGAAATTGACCCTAACCCACTCACTGTTAAGCAGTATCAAGTGGAAGGTGTCCCCGCTCTCAGACTATTTCAAGGCCAGGAAGTTTTAATTTCGACTGAAGGAGTCATCGGCAAAGATAAATTACTCGAACTCTTAGATACGCACTTAAATAGTAATTAG
- a CDS encoding LL-diaminopimelate aminotransferase, with product MQFAKRLQPLQSNVFADMDRAKAIALAAGQQLIDLSLGSSDLPAEAHVIEAIAQSLHDRSTHGYLLFNGTFGFREAAANWYEQKFGIKVDPQTEVLPLIGSQEGTAHLPLALLNPGDFALLLDPGYPSHAGGVYLASGQIYPMALRAENAFLPVFADIPAPVLAQSRMMVLSYPHNPTSAIAPLSFFQEAVAFCQQYNLALVHDFPYVDLVFGETGDWAMNSSQSPSPLIPRGGPEFPNPQSLVPSILQADPEKSVSIEFFTLSKSYNMGGFRIGYAIGNAELINALRQVKAAVDFNQYRGILNGAIAALTGPQAGVKSAVATFQQRRDAFITALHSIGWNVPTPKATMYIWAKLPSAWSQNSIEFCTQLVKQTGVAASPGAGFGKSGEGYVRFALVHEPPLLETAVERIAQFLH from the coding sequence ATGCAATTTGCAAAGCGTTTACAACCCCTGCAATCGAATGTATTTGCTGATATGGACAGAGCCAAGGCGATCGCTTTGGCCGCTGGACAGCAATTAATAGATTTGTCGTTGGGGTCTTCTGATTTACCAGCCGAGGCACACGTCATCGAAGCGATCGCCCAATCTCTCCACGATCGCAGCACCCACGGCTATCTTTTATTTAACGGTACTTTTGGGTTTCGTGAAGCCGCAGCCAACTGGTACGAACAAAAATTTGGCATCAAGGTAGATCCCCAAACTGAGGTACTACCTCTAATTGGTTCTCAAGAGGGTACAGCCCATTTACCCCTAGCATTACTCAATCCCGGGGATTTTGCCCTGTTGCTCGATCCAGGTTATCCCTCTCATGCTGGGGGAGTTTACCTAGCTAGTGGTCAAATCTACCCGATGGCATTACGGGCAGAAAACGCTTTTTTACCAGTGTTTGCTGATATTCCCGCCCCAGTCTTAGCTCAGTCGCGGATGATGGTATTAAGTTATCCTCATAATCCCACCTCCGCGATCGCTCCTTTATCTTTCTTCCAAGAAGCTGTCGCCTTCTGTCAGCAATATAATCTCGCCCTGGTTCACGATTTCCCTTACGTAGATTTAGTATTTGGGGAAACTGGAGACTGGGCAATGAATTCTTCCCAATCCCCATCGCCCCTAATCCCCAGAGGGGGCCCCGAGTTTCCCAATCCCCAGTCCCTAGTCCCCTCGATTCTGCAAGCCGATCCAGAGAAAAGCGTCTCCATTGAATTTTTCACCCTTTCCAAGTCCTACAATATGGGCGGCTTCCGCATTGGCTACGCAATTGGTAATGCCGAGTTAATTAACGCCTTACGCCAGGTAAAAGCTGCCGTTGATTTTAATCAGTATCGGGGAATTTTAAATGGTGCGATCGCAGCCCTAACTGGCCCTCAAGCTGGGGTAAAATCTGCTGTCGCTACCTTCCAGCAACGCCGTGATGCCTTCATCACTGCTTTACACTCCATTGGCTGGAATGTTCCTACTCCCAAAGCCACAATGTACATCTGGGCAAAATTACCCTCAGCTTGGAGTCAAAACTCCATAGAATTTTGTACTCAGCTAGTTAAACAAACTGGTGTAGCTGCTTCGCCTGGTGCTGGCTTTGGCAAATCTGGAGAAGGCTATGTCCGTTTTGCCTTGGTGCATGAGCCACCTTTGTTAGAAACTGCTGTGGAAAGAATTGCCCAATTCCTTCATTAA
- a CDS encoding IS1634 family transposase: MTPSVSEIRVQDIDHCGIVAGIIDQMCLVEQINQILGTHHQEIVSSGQAVKAMILNGLGLVSAPLYLFEKFFVGKATEHLLGEGISPEHLNDDRLGRVLDKLYEAGLTQVFVTVALAAAKKFGVEKDSLHLDSSSFHVHGEYTNNSTEGSGKPGEITITKGYSRDHRPDLKQFIVDLMCSGDGDIPLYLNLRVADGNEADSAVFAQILKEFRHQWEIDALFVADAALYTEGNLKQMDSLRWLSRVPATLTTAQLLLEKMSQEAFVDSIVTGYRIAECCCDYGGVKQRWLVVESEARAAADLKQLEKRLTKHLQQAQSQLRQLSQQEFACAADAIQASGRFETQQRFHELAELEIIEHKRHAKSGRPRKDAQPQQCYYQIRATVVPNELAIATEKQRAGRFILATNVLDAQQLSNDDLLKQYKAQQSTERGFRFLKDPLFFTSSVFLNSKERVAALAMVMGLCLLVYTLGQRALRQALAQAKQTINNQLGKPTASPTMRWVFQCFMSIHLVTIAGFQHITNLTDERRWILQFLGAPCRKYYLLT; encoded by the coding sequence ATGACACCATCAGTATCAGAAATAAGAGTACAAGATATTGACCACTGTGGGATAGTGGCAGGGATTATTGATCAAATGTGTTTGGTAGAGCAAATCAACCAAATACTGGGAACACATCACCAAGAAATAGTCAGTTCAGGTCAAGCAGTCAAAGCAATGATTCTCAATGGCTTGGGTTTAGTAAGTGCGCCACTATACCTATTTGAGAAGTTCTTTGTAGGCAAAGCCACAGAGCATTTACTAGGGGAAGGTATAAGTCCAGAACACTTGAATGATGACCGCTTGGGCAGAGTCTTGGACAAACTGTATGAAGCGGGATTAACACAAGTATTTGTGACAGTAGCACTGGCAGCAGCCAAGAAGTTTGGGGTGGAAAAGGACAGTTTACACTTGGATTCAAGTTCGTTTCATGTGCATGGAGAATATACCAACAACTCAACAGAAGGTTCAGGCAAGCCAGGAGAGATAACAATCACAAAAGGATACTCAAGAGATCATCGACCAGACCTGAAACAGTTTATTGTAGACCTGATGTGCAGTGGAGACGGGGATATTCCTCTATATCTAAATCTAAGAGTGGCAGATGGGAATGAAGCCGACTCAGCCGTGTTTGCTCAAATCTTGAAAGAATTTCGTCACCAATGGGAAATAGATGCTTTGTTTGTAGCGGATGCAGCACTCTACACCGAAGGCAATCTTAAACAAATGGATTCTTTGCGATGGCTATCACGAGTTCCAGCCACACTGACTACTGCCCAATTACTCTTGGAGAAAATGAGTCAGGAAGCTTTTGTGGATAGCATAGTCACAGGCTACCGAATAGCAGAGTGTTGCTGCGATTATGGTGGAGTCAAACAGCGTTGGCTAGTGGTGGAAAGTGAAGCTCGTGCCGCAGCAGATTTAAAGCAACTGGAAAAACGTCTGACTAAGCACCTCCAACAAGCACAATCTCAACTGCGACAGTTGTCACAACAAGAATTTGCTTGTGCCGCAGACGCGATACAGGCTTCAGGGCGTTTTGAGACTCAGCAACGCTTTCATGAACTTGCTGAACTAGAAATTATCGAACACAAACGCCATGCCAAATCAGGCAGACCACGTAAAGATGCTCAACCACAACAGTGTTACTATCAAATTCGTGCGACTGTTGTACCTAACGAGCTAGCAATTGCCACTGAAAAACAACGAGCCGGACGTTTTATTTTGGCTACCAATGTTCTTGATGCTCAACAATTGAGCAATGATGACTTACTCAAGCAGTACAAAGCCCAGCAATCTACTGAGCGTGGTTTTCGTTTTCTCAAAGACCCTTTATTTTTTACCAGCAGTGTTTTTCTCAACTCGAAAGAACGTGTTGCTGCTTTAGCAATGGTCATGGGTCTATGCTTGTTAGTTTACACTTTGGGACAACGGGCGTTACGCCAAGCTCTAGCTCAAGCAAAACAAACCATCAACAATCAATTGGGTAAACCAACTGCCTCTCCTACGATGCGGTGGGTGTTTCAATGTTTCATGTCGATTCATCTGGTAACGATCGCTGGCTTTCAACACATTACCAATCTTACTGACGAACGACGATGGATTCTCCAATTTCTTGGTGCGCCTTGCCGAAAATATTATCTTCTCACCTGA
- a CDS encoding NF038130 family PEP-CTERM protein encodes MKMTFQKLVIGASMAIGVSALATPAQAGTLTGATIGGTAASDYYVYDSDAKNTFKVENPSANDVQKVLSGNAVSPTGNVELRASSEAAGFDFTKNTSLTGTIGGKTLTLSSLTSDDWFGVGKTTTTYGSSNLANTWFSQVLSSNNITSSVLGVLGYTKQTLFTTFLTSGGFQRFSDPNISYVNQDDTSGLISIGLAGHLDAKPLLFPGLPSQVSNLFTSPLQASELVKYTYDGKTDYLYSFKATNSGLLEKSDGISHSGNYEVTIKGVVPPAAVPEPSVILGLLGVAGVFATQRKLKKASI; translated from the coding sequence ATGAAGATGACTTTTCAGAAACTTGTAATTGGCGCTTCAATGGCTATTGGTGTGAGCGCTCTTGCTACTCCAGCACAAGCTGGCACGCTGACTGGCGCTACTATTGGTGGCACAGCAGCCAGTGATTATTACGTCTATGATTCCGATGCTAAAAATACCTTCAAAGTAGAAAATCCTAGTGCCAATGATGTACAAAAAGTTCTAAGTGGTAACGCCGTCAGCCCCACTGGAAATGTGGAGCTACGAGCTAGCAGTGAAGCAGCAGGTTTTGATTTCACTAAAAACACCAGCTTGACAGGTACAATCGGTGGAAAAACCCTGACTCTAAGCAGCCTTACTTCAGATGATTGGTTTGGAGTCGGTAAAACAACTACAACCTATGGGTCAAGTAATTTAGCTAACACTTGGTTTAGCCAGGTTTTAAGTTCTAATAACATTACTAGTTCTGTACTCGGTGTGTTGGGCTATACTAAACAAACTTTGTTTACCACCTTTCTTACAAGTGGCGGATTTCAACGCTTTAGTGACCCGAATATCTCCTATGTCAATCAAGATGACACTAGTGGTTTAATCAGTATTGGTTTAGCAGGTCACTTAGATGCCAAACCCCTTCTATTTCCAGGGCTGCCGTCTCAGGTGTCTAACTTATTTACATCTCCATTACAAGCAAGTGAATTAGTCAAATACACTTATGACGGTAAGACTGACTACTTGTATAGCTTTAAAGCTACCAACTCTGGTTTACTTGAAAAAAGTGATGGCATATCGCATAGTGGTAATTATGAAGTCACCATCAAAGGTGTTGTACCTCCCGCAGCAGTCCCAGAACCATCAGTAATACTTGGTCTGTTGGGTGTAGCTGGTGTCTTTGCTACACAACGCAAATTGAAAAAAGCATCTATTTAA
- a CDS encoding response regulator, with protein sequence MTAQFFNIDQPLRSHKVRRILLVEDHYLNRLLLSDYLSYSGYDVQSLSEGSTFFSTIDKFKPDLMLLDLKLPDIDGYSLLKQVQQKPDLSKIPIIVVSAFAFKADQELAMSLGARRYFVKPLKLKELILTIEEELTCCHR encoded by the coding sequence ATGACAGCACAATTCTTCAATATAGATCAGCCATTGCGGTCACACAAAGTTAGACGAATTTTGCTAGTTGAAGACCATTATCTCAATAGATTGTTACTGAGTGACTATCTAAGTTACTCTGGGTACGATGTCCAAAGCTTATCTGAAGGCTCTACTTTTTTCTCTACTATAGATAAATTTAAACCAGATTTAATGTTATTAGATTTGAAGTTACCAGATATTGACGGTTATTCGCTCTTAAAACAAGTCCAGCAAAAACCTGATTTGTCAAAAATACCTATCATTGTGGTTTCCGCTTTTGCTTTTAAAGCAGATCAAGAATTAGCTATGAGTTTAGGCGCACGCCGATATTTTGTCAAACCTCTAAAACTCAAGGAGCTTATACTTACAATTGAAGAAGAGTTGACTTGTTGCCACAGGTAG
- the uvrC gene encoding excinuclease ABC subunit UvrC, with the protein MTISTQILPLVKEPERLENRLAEIPPEPGVYFMRDKSDRIIYIGKSRKLRSRVRSYFRDGYNKTERIATMVKLVTEIEFIVTDTEAEALALEANLIKQHQPYFNVLLKDDKKYPYLCITWSEDYPRIFITRKRQFGKEKDKFYGPYTDAGLLREIVRICKRIFPQRQRPQPLFKDRPCLNYDLGRCPGVCQKLTSPEEYRKIVQKIAMVFQGRTQELIDILTQQMNVAAENLNFESAARIRDQISGLKSLTADQKVSLPDDTVSRDAIALAANEEHACIQLFQIRAGQLVGRLAFVADAHAEPGAILQRALEEHYQTADSVEIPLEILVQHDLPDADILADVLTQRKGKKVTILTPLRQTKAELIEMVERNAQYELQRMQKFGDRNHQAMQDLAAILDLPDVPHRIEGYDISHIQGSNAVASQVVFIDGLPAKQHYRHYKIKNPTVTAGHSDDFASLAEVIGRRFRKYGEDPQLTRLGNPDWPDLIMIDGGKGQLSSVIAVLQEMNLLEDLRVVSLAKQREEIFLPGESKPLTTDAEQPGVQLLRRLRDEAHRFAVTFHRQQRSDKLKRSRLDEIPGLGHHRQKQLLGHFRSVDYIRQATTPQLAQVPGIGPRLAQEIYDYFHPA; encoded by the coding sequence GTGACAATATCTACTCAAATACTACCACTGGTTAAAGAGCCGGAACGACTGGAAAATCGTCTAGCTGAAATTCCACCGGAACCGGGGGTTTATTTTATGCGGGATAAGAGCGATCGCATTATATATATAGGTAAGTCACGGAAGTTGCGATCGCGTGTCCGTTCTTATTTCCGCGATGGGTACAACAAGACTGAACGCATCGCTACAATGGTCAAGTTGGTGACAGAAATTGAATTCATCGTCACTGATACTGAAGCCGAAGCTTTAGCGCTAGAGGCCAACTTGATTAAGCAGCACCAGCCATACTTCAACGTGCTACTCAAAGATGATAAAAAATATCCCTATCTCTGCATTACTTGGTCAGAAGATTATCCACGAATTTTTATTACCCGTAAACGTCAATTCGGCAAAGAAAAAGATAAATTTTACGGGCCTTATACTGATGCTGGTTTATTACGAGAGATTGTCCGTATCTGTAAACGCATCTTCCCCCAGCGACAACGGCCTCAACCACTTTTCAAAGACCGTCCGTGCTTAAATTATGATTTAGGGCGTTGTCCGGGTGTGTGTCAAAAGCTGACTTCACCAGAAGAATATCGCAAAATTGTTCAAAAAATAGCGATGGTATTCCAAGGGCGAACTCAGGAACTAATTGATATTCTGACCCAACAGATGAACGTCGCCGCTGAGAACTTGAATTTTGAGTCAGCAGCACGGATTCGCGATCAAATTTCTGGGCTAAAGTCGCTGACAGCCGACCAAAAAGTATCCTTACCAGATGATACAGTTTCACGGGATGCGATCGCACTGGCAGCTAACGAAGAACACGCTTGTATTCAACTATTCCAGATTCGCGCTGGGCAATTGGTAGGGCGTTTAGCCTTTGTAGCGGATGCTCATGCAGAACCAGGAGCTATTTTACAACGAGCTTTGGAGGAACATTACCAAACTGCTGACTCAGTGGAAATACCCTTAGAAATCCTGGTACAGCATGATTTACCAGATGCGGACATATTGGCGGATGTCTTAACTCAACGGAAAGGGAAAAAAGTCACGATTTTGACTCCTTTGCGGCAAACTAAGGCAGAATTAATTGAGATGGTAGAGCGAAATGCTCAGTATGAATTGCAAAGAATGCAAAAATTTGGCGATCGCAATCACCAAGCAATGCAAGATTTAGCAGCTATTCTGGATTTACCAGATGTACCTCACCGCATTGAAGGCTATGATATTTCCCACATTCAAGGGTCAAATGCTGTAGCTTCGCAAGTTGTGTTTATCGACGGTTTACCCGCCAAACAGCATTATCGCCACTACAAAATTAAAAATCCCACTGTGACGGCGGGACATTCGGATGATTTTGCTAGTCTTGCTGAAGTCATTGGGCGACGCTTCCGCAAATATGGGGAAGATCCGCAACTAACACGTTTGGGTAATCCAGACTGGCCTGATTTAATCATGATTGATGGCGGTAAAGGTCAATTATCATCGGTTATCGCCGTTTTGCAAGAGATGAATTTATTAGAAGACTTGCGAGTTGTGAGTTTAGCGAAGCAGCGAGAAGAGATTTTTTTACCGGGTGAATCTAAACCCTTGACAACTGATGCAGAACAACCAGGGGTGCAGTTGTTGCGGCGACTGCGAGATGAAGCACATCGGTTTGCAGTGACTTTCCATCGTCAGCAGCGCAGTGATAAATTAAAGCGATCGCGTTTAGATGAAATTCCTGGCTTAGGACATCATCGACAAAAGCAGCTACTAGGGCATTTTCGCTCAGTTGATTATATTCGCCAAGCTACAACCCCACAACTCGCACAGGTTCCAGGAATTGGGCCGCGTTTAGCTCAAGAAATTTACGATTATTTTCATCCCGCTTGA
- a CDS encoding replication restart DNA helicase PriA yields MQTVQKIYCPNCGSQAERYYISDSQLTRTQCSSCDYLMISCTRTGKVIEAYAPGIYAQR; encoded by the coding sequence ATGCAGACAGTACAAAAGATTTACTGCCCAAATTGCGGCAGCCAAGCAGAACGTTATTATATTTCTGATAGTCAATTAACTCGAACACAATGCTCTAGTTGTGACTACTTGATGATTAGTTGTACTCGTACTGGCAAAGTCATTGAGGCTTATGCACCAGGAATTTATGCACAGCGCTAG
- the rlmN gene encoding 23S rRNA (adenine(2503)-C(2))-methyltransferase RlmN, giving the protein MSATPLVSQVDSHNPEKSELIPPLLGASLAELSTWVQQQGQPAYRGKQLHEWIYDKGVRSLADISVFSKQWRAEVAEIPIGRSTLHYRSEAPDGTVKYLLRLADGQIIETVGIPTFAERGEGPKARLTVCVSTQVGCPMACDFCATGKGGYKRNLARHEIIDQVLTVQEDFQQRVSNVVFMGLGEPLLNTENVLAALKSLNQDIGIGQRSLTVSTVGIRDRIRQFAQNNLQITLAVSLHAPNQALREKLIPSARAYPLENLLAECREYVEITGRRVTFEYVLLAGVNDLPEHALELSKCMRGFQSHVNLIPYNPIQEVDYKRPNRDRIEAFVNVLKQQNTAVSVRYSRGLEADAACGQLRASKN; this is encoded by the coding sequence ATGTCTGCTACGCCTCTTGTATCTCAGGTTGACTCACACAACCCAGAAAAATCAGAATTAATCCCTCCCCTTCTCGGTGCTTCTCTGGCGGAGTTAAGCACTTGGGTGCAGCAACAAGGACAACCTGCTTACAGAGGAAAGCAACTGCATGAATGGATTTATGATAAAGGAGTGCGATCGCTAGCTGATATTTCTGTCTTCTCTAAGCAATGGCGTGCAGAAGTAGCAGAAATCCCTATTGGGCGTTCAACTTTACATTACCGCTCTGAGGCTCCCGATGGCACAGTCAAATATCTTTTACGATTAGCAGACGGGCAGATTATTGAAACTGTTGGTATCCCCACCTTTGCAGAAAGGGGAGAAGGCCCAAAAGCCCGTCTGACTGTTTGTGTCTCTACCCAGGTGGGTTGTCCAATGGCGTGTGATTTCTGCGCTACTGGTAAGGGAGGCTACAAGCGCAACTTAGCACGGCATGAAATTATCGATCAGGTGTTAACTGTGCAAGAAGATTTTCAGCAACGGGTTAGCAATGTCGTGTTCATGGGATTGGGTGAACCGTTGTTGAATACTGAGAATGTATTAGCAGCGCTGAAATCTCTAAATCAAGATATCGGTATTGGGCAGCGATCGCTTACAGTTTCTACAGTTGGTATTCGCGATCGCATCCGTCAGTTCGCGCAAAATAATTTGCAAATCACTCTGGCTGTCAGTCTCCATGCACCCAACCAAGCACTGCGAGAAAAACTTATCCCCAGCGCCCGCGCCTATCCTCTAGAAAATTTGCTGGCTGAATGTCGAGAATATGTAGAAATCACTGGACGGCGCGTTACCTTTGAATATGTTCTCTTAGCTGGTGTCAACGATTTGCCAGAACACGCATTAGAACTTTCAAAATGTATGCGAGGATTTCAAAGTCATGTGAATTTGATTCCTTACAACCCCATCCAAGAAGTAGACTACAAACGCCCCAACCGCGATCGCATTGAAGCATTTGTCAACGTCCTTAAGCAACAAAATACTGCTGTGAGTGTGCGTTATTCCCGTGGTTTAGAAGCCGATGCTGCTTGCGGACAATTGAGAGCAAGTAAAAATTAA
- a CDS encoding phenylpyruvate tautomerase MIF-related protein: MPLIKVQTSVSAPQKAEIESMLLNLSAKLAKHLGKPESYVMTAFEPEIPMTFAGNTDPVCYIEIKSIGAMKPDQTAAMSQDFCQQINQTLGVPKNRIYIEFADAKGAMWGWNGTTFG, translated from the coding sequence ATGCCATTAATTAAAGTGCAAACTTCTGTATCTGCTCCTCAAAAAGCTGAAATTGAGTCAATGCTTTTAAACCTATCAGCCAAGTTAGCGAAACATTTGGGAAAACCAGAATCTTATGTAATGACTGCTTTTGAGCCAGAAATTCCCATGACTTTTGCGGGGAATACAGATCCAGTTTGCTACATTGAAATTAAGAGCATTGGCGCGATGAAGCCAGATCAAACCGCAGCGATGAGTCAAGACTTTTGCCAACAGATTAACCAAACTCTAGGTGTGCCGAAAAATCGGATTTACATTGAGTTTGCAGACGCTAAGGGTGCAATGTGGGGCTGGAACGGTACAACCTTTGGTTAA